From the Lysinibacillus fusiformis genome, the window AGAGAGATAAAACCAATTACGATGGAATAAGGAGTGTTAACTATGGTAAAAAAAGTACAACTTGGTCGAACAGAGCTTTATGTGAATCCAATTGGTTTTGGGGCGAATGCAGTAGGAGGGCATAATTTATATCCAAATTTAGATGAGGCAGAGGGACGTGAATTGGTACATACAGTGCTTCAACAAGGGGTCAATTTTATTGATACTGCCTTTATCTATGGTCCAAAGCGTTCCGAGGAGCTAATTGGTGAAGTAGTAAAGGAGCAGGGGAATCGAGCAGAAACGATTATTGCGACAAAAGCTGCCCATAGATTAAATCATGAAGGGGAACAATTTAATAATCATCCTACCTTTTTAAAAACGGCTGTGGATGAGGCTCTTGGACGACTTCAAACTGATTATATCGATCTGTTTTATATACATTTTCCGGATAAGGATACACCAAAAGATGAAGCGGTTGGTGCACTAAAAGAGTTAAAGGATGCTGGGAAAATTCGTGCAATTGGTGTATCAAATTTTTCATTACAGCAATTGCAAGAGGCAAATAAAGATGGCTATGTAGATGTTGTACAAGGTGAATATAATTTACTGTCGCGTGACGCGGAACATGAGCTATTCCCATATTTAAAAGAACAGCAAATTTCATTTGTGCCATATTTCCCTCTAGCATCAGGCTTGCTAACAGGTAAATTTAATGAACAGGCAACATTTGATGATTTACGCAGGGGGCTACCATACTTTCAAAATAATGTATTTTCTTCAAACTTAGCAAAGATAGAGCAGCTCCGTCCAATGGCAGCCGAAAAAAATATTAAAATTGCTCATCTTGTACTAGCATGGTATTTAACACGTGAAGTCATCGATGTCATTATTCCAGGTGCAAAGCGAGCAGAGCAACTTTTAATGAATTTGGAAACTTTGAATGTACCATTAACAGATAAAGAAATTCAAGTTATAGATACGATTTTTAACAAGTAAATAATCAGCTATGTTAAGAGAGATGTATATAACCCGAAAAAATAGTTAATATATCATATGTTGATTATTTAATCTGTGGAAAATATAGGAGAAATGCTCTGAGAATTGCAACTAATTGACGTTGAATAAATATCGATATCAAATGGTTGCATTGTCCTTTTTTATAATTTTTTACTTGATAACTGTAATGCGTGTAGATCCTATCGAGTTTATTTATTTGCACCATGAGTGTGTTCTATATTTGCATGTTTAAAGCTAAAGCTGTGATTTATCTGTTCGTGGAAAAATGAATGCTGAAAATTGGTCTTTGCAAAAGTAGTAATAGAGGATATTACGTGTGAGCCAGAAAAAGTGTCTTCGATTTGGAGCATTTGTTTAGGTGTTAAAAGACATAGATTATAACGATTGGGCGGTTGTGGAGCAGGATATAAATTCTGCTCCTTTTGATAAATCATTCCCTATTGTCAAAAGAATATATGATCATATTAGTCGTTTAATAGAAGGATAAGAAAGAATGATCGTTAGTGGGATGCTTGCAGATAAAGATATATATTTTTTCTGCACGTGAATTCAATAATTTACATAAGAGTGTTGATAAATAATTTGTTAAAAAATGATTATCTTATTGTGAAATTGAATGAATAATAGTTATTTTTTTGGAGATATCGATTGCAATTATGGTTAATTTATATCCGATTACGGTTAATTTGTTAGTATAAATTGATAAAGTTATGGTTTTTTTAAAAAAGTTTAATGAGAATTAAATTTTATTAGTGTAATAATTATAGTAGTCTGGTTATTTCTTAGGAATACGACCTTGTATTGAAAATACTAGGTATTTAGAAAGTTTATAGTAGTTACCACTAATTATTTTTACTATTTCGGTAAAGTTAAAAATGGTTTAACAGAGAAAATTGTGCTATTTACGAGAAAATTATATATTGATTTATTTTTCGCAATTTTGTAATATTCAATTTAAGTAAGCGCTTAACTAGATTTATTTTCCTATTATTATAAAGAGGTGATAAACATGAATTGGGGAATTATTAGTGCTGCTAATATTGCATTTGATGAGGTTGTTCCAGCAATTCGCCGCTCGGCTAATTCTAAACCATATGCACTTGCTACCAAAACAAAAGAAAAAGCACAACGTTTTCAAATTGATAATGTCTATGCCACATACGGAGACCTATTAGCTGATGAACATGTAACATCCGTATATATCCCCCTACCAAATGCATTACATCATGATATGGTAATCAAATCATTAAAATCTTATAAGAATGTGTTAGTGGAAAAGCCAGCTACGATTTCATTAGAAGAAATGAAACAAATTGCAGCAACTGTACAAGAAACAGGTCATTATTTTTTAGAAGGTTTTATGTACCAATATCATAAGCAGCATAAAAAGATGCGTGAATTATTGCCTCTAATTGGAGATATTGTACATATTAAATCCCATTTTTCATGGTTATTAGAAAATGAGCAGGATATTCGATTAAATTCAGCATTAGGAGGAGGAGCGATGTATGATGTTGGCTGCTATTGTATGCATGCAATTACACAGTTAATTGGCTTTAAGCCCGCAGTCATTAGCATGGTAAGCAATACTCTTTCTGAAACAGATGTTGATCGTACTAGTGTTTGTACAATGTTTGATAAACATGGGAAAATGGCAACCTTTACTTGTTCGATGGAAATGCCATTTCTTGATTACTATGAAATTATTGGAGAACAAGGCTTGTTAAAAGTTTCACATAGTTTCCGTCCTGATGTTTCGAAAAGTGGCGTCGGAATTGTAGAACGCTACAATAATG encodes:
- a CDS encoding aldo/keto reductase, producing the protein MVKKVQLGRTELYVNPIGFGANAVGGHNLYPNLDEAEGRELVHTVLQQGVNFIDTAFIYGPKRSEELIGEVVKEQGNRAETIIATKAAHRLNHEGEQFNNHPTFLKTAVDEALGRLQTDYIDLFYIHFPDKDTPKDEAVGALKELKDAGKIRAIGVSNFSLQQLQEANKDGYVDVVQGEYNLLSRDAEHELFPYLKEQQISFVPYFPLASGLLTGKFNEQATFDDLRRGLPYFQNNVFSSNLAKIEQLRPMAAEKNIKIAHLVLAWYLTREVIDVIIPGAKRAEQLLMNLETLNVPLTDKEIQVIDTIFNK
- a CDS encoding Gfo/Idh/MocA family protein: MNWGIISAANIAFDEVVPAIRRSANSKPYALATKTKEKAQRFQIDNVYATYGDLLADEHVTSVYIPLPNALHHDMVIKSLKSYKNVLVEKPATISLEEMKQIAATVQETGHYFLEGFMYQYHKQHKKMRELLPLIGDIVHIKSHFSWLLENEQDIRLNSALGGGAMYDVGCYCMHAITQLIGFKPAVISMVSNTLSETDVDRTSVCTMFDKHGKMATFTCSMEMPFLDYYEIIGEQGLLKVSHSFRPDVSKSGVGIVERYNNAGDLLEQHKIQDDQYLRQIEHFEQQVDSKVSSEKNLQQSLEMSHYLEQAYKSAYKNGKFIRVEDIYYA